In one window of Qipengyuania profundimaris DNA:
- the apaG gene encoding Co2+/Mg2+ efflux protein ApaG — protein MKELFQHAATTDGITVRVAVNFLPEQSQPEAGKWFWVYHIRIENGSHERVQLMTRHWRITDGRGMVAHVDGEGVVGEQPVLRPGESHDYVSGCPLETPHGSMEGFYTFHAEDGSPLEIRIPFFPLAAPATAD, from the coding sequence ATCAAGGAGCTTTTCCAGCATGCCGCCACGACCGACGGAATTACCGTCCGGGTCGCGGTGAACTTCCTGCCCGAACAATCGCAGCCCGAAGCGGGCAAGTGGTTCTGGGTGTATCACATCCGCATCGAGAACGGCTCGCATGAGCGCGTCCAGCTGATGACCCGCCACTGGCGCATCACCGACGGGCGCGGCATGGTCGCGCATGTCGATGGCGAGGGCGTGGTCGGCGAACAGCCGGTGCTACGCCCGGGCGAGAGCCACGATTACGTCAGCGGCTGCCCGCTGGAAACGCCGCACGGCTCGATGGAGGGCTTCTACACCTTCCACGCCGAAGACGGCTCGCCGCTGGAAATCCGCATCCCGTTCTTCCCACTTGCGGCTCCTGCCACGGCGGATTGA
- a CDS encoding Ppx/GppA family phosphatase, whose protein sequence is MNRKRGTAARLLKPPRAVIDIGSNTVRLVIYEGSKRAPETVWNEKVAARLGRDLSETGRIPQEAQDEALAALARYALIIRDLGIEDIQTVATAAPRDAENGPEFLSAVADLGLEPRLLSGEEEARISAHGALGAFPGSHGVVADLGGGSLELVSIGQNACHDAISLPFGTLRLPAVRAAGGFEDRVRTSINDVDWAADHSGPMYMIGGTWRALASYAMRELDYPLDDPHGFVLSVEDADRMAAELVDAKPEKLSNISGISSMRSEYLPDAAALLRPLLEEFEPEELVFSSWGIREGLLYARLDAAQQARDPLLAGVGAFAAARDSHVIDATLVSAWTADLVEKSRPGDERKRIAAAQLAASLRRVEPNLRLKNAVEWSLDKRWIDLSPRGRAMICAALVGSLGRTELPDRLRELASDDDLREGMTWGLGLRLAQRLGAGTRESLSHSSLRRENGALVLRLDPERAALAAGPVETELQRLADWLGLEAKVAAGS, encoded by the coding sequence GTGAACCGCAAGCGCGGGACCGCCGCGCGCCTGCTGAAGCCCCCTCGCGCCGTGATCGACATCGGATCGAACACCGTCCGGCTGGTCATCTATGAAGGCAGCAAACGCGCACCCGAAACGGTCTGGAACGAGAAGGTTGCCGCGCGGCTGGGGCGCGACCTGTCGGAAACCGGGCGTATCCCGCAAGAGGCGCAGGACGAGGCGCTTGCTGCGCTGGCCCGCTATGCGCTGATCATCCGCGACCTCGGCATCGAGGACATCCAGACCGTTGCGACTGCCGCTCCGCGCGATGCCGAAAACGGGCCGGAATTCCTGTCGGCGGTGGCCGATCTGGGATTGGAACCGCGCCTGCTGAGCGGCGAGGAAGAGGCTCGCATCTCCGCGCATGGCGCATTGGGTGCCTTTCCCGGCTCGCATGGCGTGGTCGCCGATTTGGGCGGGGGCAGCCTCGAACTGGTCTCCATCGGGCAGAACGCGTGCCACGATGCCATTTCCCTGCCGTTCGGCACCTTGCGCCTTCCCGCCGTTCGCGCCGCGGGCGGGTTCGAAGATCGCGTGCGGACCTCGATCAATGACGTCGATTGGGCTGCGGACCATTCCGGCCCGATGTACATGATCGGCGGCACATGGCGCGCGTTGGCGTCCTACGCCATGCGCGAGCTCGATTATCCGCTCGACGATCCGCACGGCTTCGTTCTCTCGGTCGAAGATGCCGACCGCATGGCGGCCGAGCTGGTCGATGCGAAACCGGAGAAGCTGTCGAACATCAGCGGCATTTCCAGCATGAGGTCTGAATACCTGCCCGATGCCGCCGCTCTGCTGCGTCCGTTGCTGGAGGAATTCGAGCCGGAAGAGCTCGTGTTTTCGAGCTGGGGCATTCGCGAAGGGCTGCTATATGCGCGGCTCGATGCGGCCCAGCAGGCGCGCGACCCTCTGCTGGCCGGTGTCGGCGCCTTCGCTGCCGCGCGGGATAGCCACGTGATCGACGCGACGCTGGTGTCGGCCTGGACCGCCGACCTCGTCGAGAAATCCCGCCCCGGAGACGAGCGTAAGCGGATCGCCGCCGCACAGCTTGCCGCCTCGCTCCGACGGGTGGAGCCGAATTTGCGGCTGAAGAACGCGGTCGAATGGTCTCTCGACAAACGCTGGATCGATCTCAGCCCGCGGGGCCGCGCGATGATCTGCGCGGCGCTGGTCGGCTCGCTCGGCCGCACCGAACTGCCCGACCGCCTGCGCGAACTCGCCAGCGACGACGACCTGCGCGAGGGCATGACATGGGGGCTCGGCCTGCGATTGGCGCAACGGCTGGGCGCGGGGACGCGCGAGAGCCTGTCGCACAGCTCGCTACGGCGCGAAAACGGGGCGCTGGTCTTGCGCCTCGATCCCGAACGCGCGGCACTGGCGGCGGGGCCGGTTGAAACGGAGTTGCAACGGCTAGCCGACTGGCTTGGGCTTGAAGCGAAGGTCGCAGCTGGGAGTTAG